The following proteins are encoded in a genomic region of Glycine max cultivar Williams 82 chromosome 18, Glycine_max_v4.0, whole genome shotgun sequence:
- the LOC102664041 gene encoding EPIDERMAL PATTERNING FACTOR-like protein 1: protein MIMASFNSIQNSTTPILLITILITFLLHHLLCPVSCFNQPQHAIPPPDPLCEEKNRLGSMPPTCHNKCNRCHPCMAVQVPASPSHERVHPGLAPTAAMEVFFLQGNRYSNYKPLSWKCHCGDHFFNP from the exons ATGATCATGGCttcattcaattcaattcagAACTCCACCACCCCAATCTTGCTTATTACTATTCTCATTACATTTCTACTCCACCATCTTCTGTGCCCAGTTTCTTGTTTCAACCAGCCACAACATGCAATTCCTCCACCG GACCCTTTATGTGAGGAGAAAAACAGATTAGGTTCAATGCCTCCTACTTGCCACAACAAGTGCAACCGGTGTCATCCATGCATGGCAGTGCAAGTTCCAGCCTCGCCTAGCCATGAACGAGTTCACCCAGGTCTTGCCCCAACTGCTGCAATGGAAGTTTTCTTTCTCCAAGGTAACAGGTACTCCAATTACAAGCCATTGAGTTGGAAATGCCATTGTGGTGACCACTTTTTCAACCCTTAG